Below is a window of Candidatus Nitrosotenuis uzonensis DNA.
TCCTGATTTCAGCACACGCGTTTTATCTTAGCACAAGACCTCGAAAGTCGCTAGATGAGCTGGAATCCCAAAGCTAGCTTTATAGAGATTGGAGCAGGAGTCCAAACGAATTGGATGTTGCAGAGAAGGTCGAGCTGATTGCAAGGTCGCCGACCGAGGAAATTGTAACAAGGGAAGAGCTTACACAGTTACTTGAAACAAACTCCAAACCAAAACACTACATAGGACTTGAAATATCCGGCTTTTTACATCTTGGCAGCCTGATAAGCACCGGCTTTAAAATCAACGATTTTCTAAAGGCCGGGATCCAATGTAACGTCTTTCTTGCAGACTGGCATACATTGATCAACGACAAACTCGGGGGAAATTGGGACACAATATCCCGAGTCTCCAACTATTATGAAAAGGCCTTCAAGCTTGTATGTCCTGGCGTGCAGATAATACGTGGAACCGAGTTGTACGAATCCAAAAAAGACTATTGGAAGGATCTAGTTCAGTTCACAAAACACATGACGCTTGCAAGAACCATGCGTACATTGACAATAATGGGAAGATCTGAAACGGAAGAAAAAATTGAGCTTGCCAAGCTGTTTTACCCACCGATGCAAGCTGTTGATATACACGCCATGGAGATAGACATAGCTCATGCGGGCATGGATCAGCGTAAAATACACATGTTAGTGCGCGAAATCTTTCCAAAAATGAAATGGAAGGTCCCAGTCGCAGTTCATCACAGTCTCCTGCCAGGCCTTACCGAGCCTGCACCTGCTGATCAAGATGGTGCAGGAACGAAAATGAGCAAGTCAAAACCTGCGTCCGGCATTTTCATACACGATACTGACGAGGAAATTAAATCCAAAATCAAGAAGGGATGGTGCGAGGCAGGAAACATAGGAAACCCGATTTTGCAAATAGCCAAACATATTGTATTTCACCAGTTCTCTGAGATTACCGTTGAAAGGCCAGAAAAGTTCGGCGGAAATGTGACATATTCGGATTATTCCCAAATTGAATCAGACTTTGGCACAGGCAAGCTACACCCAACTGATCTGAAACAAACTGTAGGAAACTATTTGGTCAAAATCATAGCACCCATAAGGGACAGCCTTAGGATGGACGAGGATCTGTACAGTGCAATAAAGAACAGTGTCTAGGCAGGAGTGCTTTCCAGATTGTATTTTGACGTGTAGCCCCTCGGGTTTATCATCAAATTCTTAAAATTATACGTTGAAGAGTTGCCTATGATCACAGTGCTTATCATACCGAGCTGATCAGAATACTTTTCCATGTTTTCCAAGTCAGTCATCACAATTGTCTGGGAATCCCTGTATGCTCCCTTTATGATTGCTACCGGCGTTGTTGGTTTTCGGTACTTGAGAAGTAACTTTCGTGTGTCTTGCAGCTGATGTATTCTTTTCTTACTTGCCGGATTGTAAATTACAATCACATAATCTCCCTGCGCTGCAGCCTCAACCCTCTTTACTATGATATCCCATGGAACCAGAAGATCGCTCATGCTTACCACGGCAAAATCCGTCATAAGCGGCGAGCCTACAAGTGATGCGCAAGAGTTCAGTGCGGAAACTCCCGGTACGATCTCAACATAAAGTCCATTGTCAGGCTCCCAACCCGATTCGGCTAAAATCTCATATATCAAGCCAGCCATACCATAAATTCCAGGATCTCCGCTTGAAACAAGAGATACTATCCTTCCTTCTCTTGCCAAATCAATGCATTGTTTTGCACGTTCAACCTCCTGTGTCATGGCGTATCGGTGAATCTCTTTTCCCTTGATAAGATCCTCTACCAGACTAACATAGGTATCATATCCTACTATGGTATCGCTTTCCTCGATTACCTGTTTTGCCCTGAATGTCATATGATCATGACTGCCGGGGCCGACACCAACAATGTAGAGTTTTCCTTCCAAGCGATCCTAATCGATTGCCAAGTAATTTATCCTTTATTGGATACAAGCGGACAGTTCATTACGTAATCACTACTTAGAGGTCTTGCCAAGGTGACATGAATGGATCCTTCTGATTTTTTGTTGTTAATGTCTGCTACAGTTTCCAAAACCAATGCATCCTTTGCATTCTTCCACTCTACTATTGAAACCCGGCATAGCGGCACGTAACTCTGATCCGTTATCACATCAAGTACACTTTGCTGGAATCCCAAAGGCCCAGTACCCTTTATTCCATTCTTGAACTGATACATATCTGAAAATACCTGTGCCGCAAGAGCATTTGCAAGCTTGGGCACTGTGGGAACTCCGATAGCCTGAGCAGGGCCTGCAGGTGTTGCATCTGGTATGATGTAGTAGATGGCTCTCCCGTCCAGACCCCACGCTCTATGTGCAACAAAAACCACCTTCTTTGAATCCTTGTTTATCTCTATTACCTGGCCGTTGTCGTATGGAGCATAATTGATCTGTGTAGCATTCTTTAACAACAATTGACCTCCAGGCCAGACTACCTGGGGTGCATTGATTGTGATATTGGAATTTGCGATTGTAATTCTACCGGCCTTTTGGGCCTTTAACACTTCGTCTGCAGAATCAAGAATTTGGGCCTTTTGCCCAGATTTCCATGATACAAAAGAGATGCTCCGAAGCGGACTGTATTTTTCAGGCTGCGCTGGCGTGCTCAAGAATACTTCGCCCTGAAAGCCGTATACACCTTCTCCTTTTACTCCGTTTGTAAACACGTACACAATATCCTGCGATGATGCAGGCGTCCACCTTAACTTTGGCGTGAATCTAACATCGGAACCGTGAACAGATATTTTCTCTGCCACAGTCTGATTGCTGGAATCCGTTATGATATAGTATACAGAGTTCTTTTCAAAAAAACCTACACGCATTGGGATTGTTGTAGTTACATGTGGCTGTGGTAGACTAAATGACCGCTCTTTGATATCAAGCGTCTGCATTATTACTTCTGTTGGTTGTCCTCTCACCCAGCCATCAACACTCACAGTTACAGTGAATGGGTTATCCGATTGAAATCCCAGAGCGGACCCTGTGAATTCTAATGTGTCAGCACTTTTTGGAGGTTCCAGTTTTGTGATGCCATAGATAGTACTGCCATCAACACTCCATGTGGGCTGCCCCTTCGAATCATCCCTTGCGATCTCATGTAATACTATCACTTGAACAGGATCGCTTGCAGCATACGTCAGAGATCCCGTGTAGAGACTTCCCTTGTTTGGGGCAAGTATGAGTGCAAACTGCTCCCTGCCTGCAGCAGGATCCAAAGATGATGTTATGGTTTTTGTAAACTGGATCTTAGATTGTGGCTTTGCAACTACCAACTGGTCGGAGAAAACTGACAATAAAACGGCAGAAACTGATAATGCGACAAGCACGCCAACTACAAGCTTTCTCAACGTAGTCTATTTCCCAAAAGCCCTTTAAGTTAGTTACTTGCTAGCTCAAACTCATCGTGTAATGCTTGCACCGCTGCCTGGCAGTCGCTGTCTTTGACTACAAACGCCAAGTTAAGCTCGGATGATCCCTGTGCTATCATCACAACGTTTACCCCATTTCTTGCAGCTGCCCCAAAAACCTTTGATGCCACCCCGACAGTACCACGCATTCCAGATCCAATAAGTGCTATGATGGAAACATCGGTAGTAACGTCAATTTTCTTTATCATCTTTCCCAGCAGATTCATTTCAAGTGTATTGACAGCTTTGTCCAAGTCCTGTTTTTTGACCACTATTGTAATGCTTGATTCTGAAGGGCTTTGTGATATCATCATAATGTTGATGCCGGCCTTGGCTAAGGTTGAAAATATCGTGGCAGCGGTTCCAGGAGCTCCTACCATGCTTCCTCCCCTCATATCGATAAGGCCATTGTGGCGTATGACGCTGACGCACTTGACAGTCCTCATTGTATCCTCACTTGGATTGGCAGTGACCAACGTTCCAAGATTATCCACATTGAAACTATTGCGAATTCTCATAGGAATCTTTTTGCTCAAAAGCGGCTCAAACGATCTTGGATGTATCTGCTTTGCTCCAAATAAGGCCATCTCCATTGCCTCAACATATGATACCTCTGGAATCACCTTTGCATCCTTTACCATCTTTGGATCCGCGGTCATAAGACCATCAACATCACTCATAAGCCAGACCTCATCTGCCTTCACACAAGATGCAATTATGGTTGCAGTGTAATCCGAACCTCCCCTGCCGAAAGTGGTTATGTGCCCGTGCTGATCAGCTCCTGCAAACCCGCCTATGACTGGAATGATTTTCTTTGTCAGCAAAGGTTCTATCTTTGAGAGAACCCTGAGCCTAGTAGTGTCCATAAGCGGCTTTGATGAGCCAAAATTAGAATCTGTCACAATTCCGGCCTCCTTTCCTGTCAGTGCAACCGATCTTGATTTCATATCAATCAATACAGCTGAAACTATCTGAATGGATAGACGCTCACCAAAAGAGATCAGGTAATCTAATGATCTTGGAGTTACTTCTCCCAACAAGGAAAGTCCATGAAGCAGACCTTCGAGCTCACTCAGATCCAAATCAAGCTTTTGTAAAAGCTGCTTCCTTGTCTTTGATCCCATTACAGAATCTCTGGCAATCTGGTAGTGTTGCCTCTTTAATTTTGCAAGTTTGGCTTTTGCCGCATCTTTGTTTGCCTTTTGTATGTGTCCTGAAATATCTAAAAGCTGGTCAGTAACATCGTTTATTGCAGAACAAACTACTATTACTTGATTATTCTTACTTGTGTTGTGGATGAATTTAGCAACTTCTCTTATCTGTTTTGCAGTTGCAAGCGATGTGCCACCAAATTTTACTACTATTCTCAATTCAGATGTCCTCTTGTTTCTAAACCTTAAATGCTTTAACTTTCCACTCTCGGCGCAAGATAGAAGTGAATTCGTCCCATGTTCGCAACTTTGAATTCTATCCTAAGGGGCTTGGCAGACGAGTATTCGCATACGATAGAGCCTGATGCCGTGCCTACTGCCTTGACTATCGGATTGAGATACTCAAGGCTATACGTTCCGGTGCTTTCCTCCTTTACAGAAATCTCAGATAGCTCATCCTGCTGTTTTTGCAAAGAGATCAGCACCTCTCCAGAGTCTCCTTTGCCGGAAAATTCTGCTTTGTCCTGTGTCGTCTTTATTGTAAGATAATCTGAGACTACTTGCACATCGCCTAATATCTTGTCAAATAGCGTGCTTCCAAGACTGATCTTCGTATCGTATGGTATTTTCGGCAACGGTGTGTCTGTAGCTGAGCTTTCGATGAGCCTCATTTTGTACTGTTTGTTCTTTCCTATTATAATCTCAAGCAGAGTGTCTACAATGCTAATGGTTATGCTGTCTGTTTTGTCTGCACGTTTGATCAGCTTTGAAAATTCATCAATTCTTACGCCAAATTTGATATCTCCATCGCATTCATATTTTTCAAATGCTGAGTTTGGCCAAGAAATATCAATTAACGCAACATGGGATGGATCCATACCGCGAAAAGAAATTCCTTCAGCGGTAGCCTCGAAAGTAGCTTCTTCCACAAGAGTTGAAATGGCAGATAAAATCGCCTTCCATTCATCCGAACCGCTAGTTTTAGCTGAGAAGACCAAAGCTAATTGAGTTGTCTTTATGCTTCCAGTTAAACGTTATCACGCATAGTTGCGCCATGTGTGATTGCATTTTGTGCATCGGTAAAACTGAGTTGTCGGCTCATCAGCACTTCTGGTCTGCAACATCCACCATACTGCCTCTGTATGACCGCATTTCTCACAGTCTATTTTTATTGTGGGTAGCGCTTCTTTTCCATCGTTTTCCTCAAGAACTGTGAACGACTTGTCCATCTCCGCATTTTCCTTTTTTGCCTCTTGCTTTTCTGTTTCAGAATAACCACATTTGGAACAAACACCCTTCTTTAGGCGTATGCCGCACTTGGGGCAAAATTGCATCTAATCACCTTTTAGTTTTGAGTGAATTAGTTTTTTGAGCTCTGATGTGATTCCGATCGCCGTCTCGGTAGCCTTTATGATCTCTTTGAGCGGGCTTCCCTTTGAAGCATTTACACGCATCCAATACTCGTTTGTCAGAGGATGTCTGAGAATAACACCGGCAAAGTCAACCTGCTGATCCTTTAAGAGCTCATGTTGAACTATGTACAAAGTTCCAATATCGGAGCCCTTGAGCGAGAGGTTTGCTTCCTTCGATGAGGATTTTTGCAATTGTGCGTTCATTAGCGGAAAACCACTTATTGTGGATATAAATCATGATGCATTATGGGAAGCGAAAAGACGTTCATACCGCAAGTAGGCCTTGCTCTGGACAAACCGGAATATGGCATAAACGATGATGTTACAGTAAGAGTGACATTTTCAATACAAGGAGCATTAAGAGAAAATTTTAATGAAAAAAACTGGACTGACTCTTACAACAAATACGATAACCTGTTTAAGCTAAAGTATGGGATAAAGCTGTTTTCTGGAGGTTTTAGAAAAAAAGAACTAAAGCAAATAGACACCTATCGTAAGGCGTCCATGTTCTGGACAAGAAATCCCAAACTTGTCAATCCAATGCAAGAAAAGCGCGTCTGGGTACAGGTTGCAAAAAACTTTGAGCCGTTCATCCGACTTACGGAAGAAGAAGTGAGGGCAGAGCTGTTCGATTTTGAAGAAAAGGTAACATTCAAGGCATCTGAGCTTGGAACGGGAACGCATAAAATCGGAGCTGAAGTTTATTCATCTTGGCAAAAACACCATTTCACGGAACCTGGTGATGCTAAATCTGCAAATGAAATAGAAATAACTGTCAGATAGCATATATTCAAGATCAATCGGAAATAAACATGGCAAAATATGATGGGTTGCTGGGTCAACCAGTGCTTGAAGTGGAAGAACCTGACGCAGAAGGTGGCGTCACACTGATCTTCAAAGACAACCGATTTCTGTTTATCAAAGTAGTTGATGGTAAAATAGAAACCATATCTATTCCAGAATAGATAA
It encodes the following:
- a CDS encoding tyrosine--tRNA ligase, which encodes MDVAEKVELIARSPTEEIVTREELTQLLETNSKPKHYIGLEISGFLHLGSLISTGFKINDFLKAGIQCNVFLADWHTLINDKLGGNWDTISRVSNYYEKAFKLVCPGVQIIRGTELYESKKDYWKDLVQFTKHMTLARTMRTLTIMGRSETEEKIELAKLFYPPMQAVDIHAMEIDIAHAGMDQRKIHMLVREIFPKMKWKVPVAVHHSLLPGLTEPAPADQDGAGTKMSKSKPASGIFIHDTDEEIKSKIKKGWCEAGNIGNPILQIAKHIVFHQFSEITVERPEKFGGNVTYSDYSQIESDFGTGKLHPTDLKQTVGNYLVKIIAPIRDSLRMDEDLYSAIKNSV
- the pcn gene encoding proliferating cell nuclear antigen (pcna); the encoded protein is MVFSAKTSGSDEWKAILSAISTLVEEATFEATAEGISFRGMDPSHVALIDISWPNSAFEKYECDGDIKFGVRIDEFSKLIKRADKTDSITISIVDTLLEIIIGKNKQYKMRLIESSATDTPLPKIPYDTKISLGSTLFDKILGDVQVVSDYLTIKTTQDKAEFSGKGDSGEVLISLQKQQDELSEISVKEESTGTYSLEYLNPIVKAVGTASGSIVCEYSSAKPLRIEFKVANMGRIHFYLAPRVES
- a CDS encoding DUF7482 domain-containing protein — encoded protein: MRKLVVGVLVALSVSAVLLSVFSDQLVVAKPQSKIQFTKTITSSLDPAAGREQFALILAPNKGSLYTGSLTYAASDPVQVIVLHEIARDDSKGQPTWSVDGSTIYGITKLEPPKSADTLEFTGSALGFQSDNPFTVTVSVDGWVRGQPTEVIMQTLDIKERSFSLPQPHVTTTIPMRVGFFEKNSVYYIITDSSNQTVAEKISVHGSDVRFTPKLRWTPASSQDIVYVFTNGVKGEGVYGFQGEVFLSTPAQPEKYSPLRSISFVSWKSGQKAQILDSADEVLKAQKAGRITIANSNITINAPQVVWPGGQLLLKNATQINYAPYDNGQVIEINKDSKKVVFVAHRAWGLDGRAIYYIIPDATPAGPAQAIGVPTVPKLANALAAQVFSDMYQFKNGIKGTGPLGFQQSVLDVITDQSYVPLCRVSIVEWKNAKDALVLETVADINNKKSEGSIHVTLARPLSSDYVMNCPLVSNKG
- a CDS encoding RpoL/Rpb11 RNA polymerase subunit family protein, coding for MNAQLQKSSSKEANLSLKGSDIGTLYIVQHELLKDQQVDFAGVILRHPLTNEYWMRVNASKGSPLKEIIKATETAIGITSELKKLIHSKLKGD
- the cobJ gene encoding precorrin-3B C(17)-methyltransferase; its protein translation is MEGKLYIVGVGPGSHDHMTFRAKQVIEESDTIVGYDTYVSLVEDLIKGKEIHRYAMTQEVERAKQCIDLAREGRIVSLVSSGDPGIYGMAGLIYEILAESGWEPDNGLYVEIVPGVSALNSCASLVGSPLMTDFAVVSMSDLLVPWDIIVKRVEAAAQGDYVIVIYNPASKKRIHQLQDTRKLLLKYRKPTTPVAIIKGAYRDSQTIVMTDLENMEKYSDQLGMISTVIIGNSSTYNFKNLMINPRGYTSKYNLESTPA
- a CDS encoding aspartate kinase, with product MRIVVKFGGTSLATAKQIREVAKFIHNTSKNNQVIVVCSAINDVTDQLLDISGHIQKANKDAAKAKLAKLKRQHYQIARDSVMGSKTRKQLLQKLDLDLSELEGLLHGLSLLGEVTPRSLDYLISFGERLSIQIVSAVLIDMKSRSVALTGKEAGIVTDSNFGSSKPLMDTTRLRVLSKIEPLLTKKIIPVIGGFAGADQHGHITTFGRGGSDYTATIIASCVKADEVWLMSDVDGLMTADPKMVKDAKVIPEVSYVEAMEMALFGAKQIHPRSFEPLLSKKIPMRIRNSFNVDNLGTLVTANPSEDTMRTVKCVSVIRHNGLIDMRGGSMVGAPGTAATIFSTLAKAGINIMMISQSPSESSITIVVKKQDLDKAVNTLEMNLLGKMIKKIDVTTDVSIIALIGSGMRGTVGVASKVFGAAARNGVNVVMIAQGSSELNLAFVVKDSDCQAAVQALHDEFELASN
- a CDS encoding transcription factor S; amino-acid sequence: MQFCPKCGIRLKKGVCSKCGYSETEKQEAKKENAEMDKSFTVLEENDGKEALPTIKIDCEKCGHTEAVWWMLQTRSADEPTTQFYRCTKCNHTWRNYA